In the Vicinamibacterales bacterium genome, one interval contains:
- a CDS encoding MFS transporter has translation MTPLRPTRARYVTVGFAMSLAVIQYLDRVGISQAAPAIQRDLHLSKVQMSWALSAFVFAYALFEIPGGRLGDRIGPRRVLMRIVLWWSFFTAAVGSTWNATSLIATEALFGAGEAGCFPNLTRIFTTWLPKTERDRAQGLLWLAARWSGAFTPLVVAYLLDLMSWRRAFELFGVVGLVWAIAFFSWFRDDPGTHPSVNAAELALMPTRAETAHGGQTPWGRIVGSRSVVLLCLQYACLSYGWYFYVTWLPTYLREARHTGVKFGALLSSLPLLLGGIGSLISAQIIPRLARRIGLRLARRSVAVIGFAGASASIVAFLQIADPVRAMLLLGLAGFFNDFVMPAAWAGCMDIGGRNSGTVSGSMNMFGNIGGALSPLAIGYILTYTNNNWALTFYLSSAIYLLGGVCWLFIDAQTPLETNNSEI, from the coding sequence ATGACTCCGCTCCGTCCGACGCGCGCGCGTTATGTGACCGTCGGGTTCGCGATGTCCCTCGCGGTCATTCAGTATCTGGACCGCGTCGGCATCTCGCAGGCGGCGCCGGCGATTCAGCGCGATCTGCACCTCTCGAAAGTGCAAATGAGCTGGGCGCTGTCCGCCTTCGTGTTCGCGTATGCGCTCTTCGAGATCCCCGGCGGCAGGCTCGGCGATCGGATCGGGCCGCGGCGTGTGCTGATGCGCATCGTCCTGTGGTGGTCGTTCTTCACGGCGGCGGTCGGTTCGACGTGGAACGCCACGTCGCTCATCGCCACGGAGGCGCTCTTCGGCGCGGGCGAAGCCGGCTGCTTTCCCAACCTGACGCGCATCTTCACGACCTGGCTGCCCAAGACCGAGCGCGACCGGGCGCAGGGCCTGCTCTGGCTGGCGGCGCGCTGGAGCGGCGCCTTCACGCCGCTCGTGGTCGCCTACCTGCTCGATTTGATGTCGTGGCGCCGCGCGTTCGAGCTCTTCGGCGTGGTCGGTCTCGTGTGGGCGATCGCGTTCTTCAGCTGGTTCCGGGACGATCCGGGCACGCACCCGTCGGTGAACGCCGCGGAGCTGGCGCTGATGCCGACGCGCGCCGAGACCGCGCACGGCGGCCAGACGCCGTGGGGACGGATCGTCGGCAGCCGCTCGGTGGTGCTGCTCTGCCTGCAGTACGCCTGTCTGTCGTACGGGTGGTATTTCTATGTGACGTGGCTGCCGACGTATCTGCGCGAGGCCCGGCACACCGGCGTCAAATTCGGCGCGCTGCTGTCGTCGCTGCCGCTGCTGCTCGGCGGCATCGGCTCCCTGATCAGCGCCCAGATCATTCCCAGGCTCGCCCGGCGCATCGGCCTCCGCCTGGCCCGCCGCAGCGTCGCCGTCATCGGCTTCGCCGGCGCCTCTGCGTCGATTGTGGCCTTCCTCCAGATCGCCGATCCGGTGCGCGCGATGCTGCTGCTCGGCCTCGCGGGCTTCTTCAACGATTTCGTCATGCCGGCCGCGTGGGCGGGCTGCATGGACATCGGCGGCCGCAACTCGGGCACCGTGTCGGGATCGATGAACATGTTCGGCAACATCGGCGGCGCGTTGTCGCCCCTGGCGATCGGCTACATCCTGACCTACACCAACAACAACTGGGCGCTGACGTTCTATCTCTCGTCGGCGATCTACCTGCTGGGCGGCGTCTGCTGGCTCTTCATCGACGCGCAGACGCCGTTGGAGACGAATAATTCGGAAATTTGA
- a CDS encoding IlvD/Edd family dehydratase, with protein sequence MDPKFAGKTFRSRAWFGKRDKDGFIHRSWLGRTLPLDAFDGRPIIGICNTWSELTPCNAHFRVIAEHVKRGVWEAGAVPFEFPVTSLGETSVRPTAMLWRNLVSMDVEESIRANPIDGVVLLCGCDKTTPSLVMGAASCDVPTIVVSGGSMLNGHYRGETIGVSHIWKFAEEVKAGRMTEQELVDAEPCMSRSTGTCAVMGTANTMAIVVDALGLSLPHNAEIPAVDSRRYALAHEAGRRIVDMVVDDVRISKILTREAFENAIRVNGAVGGSTNAVIHLLATAGRVGVPLSLDDWDRLGRDVPTLANVMPSGKYMMEDFYYAGGLLPVMRTLAEHGLLHKSALTANGRTQWENCRDAPTYDPEIVRPWGNPLVSHGGIAVLRGNLVPTGAVIKPSAASPHLMKHRGRAVVFENIEHYKQRIVDPHLDVDATCVLVLKNCGPKGYPGMAEVGNMGLPPKILQQGIEDMVRISDARMSGTAYGTVVLHGSPEAAIGGPLALVQDGDMIALDVEARTLQLEVSDVELARRKQAWQPPVLPVPGGYQQLYVEHVSQADTGADFDFLVGCRGHQIARESH encoded by the coding sequence ATGGATCCTAAATTCGCCGGCAAGACCTTTCGATCCCGCGCCTGGTTCGGCAAGCGCGACAAGGACGGCTTCATTCATCGCTCGTGGCTCGGCCGCACGCTGCCGCTCGACGCCTTCGACGGACGCCCGATCATCGGCATCTGCAACACCTGGTCGGAGCTGACGCCGTGCAACGCGCACTTCCGGGTCATCGCCGAGCACGTCAAGCGCGGCGTCTGGGAAGCCGGCGCCGTGCCGTTCGAATTCCCGGTGACCTCGCTCGGCGAAACGAGCGTCCGCCCGACCGCGATGCTCTGGCGCAATCTGGTCAGCATGGACGTCGAGGAGTCGATCCGCGCCAATCCGATCGACGGCGTCGTGCTGCTCTGCGGCTGCGACAAGACCACGCCGTCGCTGGTGATGGGCGCGGCGAGCTGCGACGTGCCCACCATCGTCGTCTCGGGCGGCTCGATGCTCAACGGGCACTACCGCGGCGAGACGATCGGCGTCAGCCACATCTGGAAGTTCGCCGAGGAGGTCAAGGCCGGGCGCATGACCGAGCAGGAGCTCGTCGACGCCGAGCCCTGCATGTCCCGCTCGACCGGCACCTGCGCCGTGATGGGGACCGCCAACACGATGGCGATCGTCGTGGACGCGCTCGGGCTGTCGCTGCCGCACAACGCCGAGATCCCCGCCGTGGATTCGCGGCGCTACGCGCTCGCCCACGAAGCCGGACGGCGGATCGTCGACATGGTGGTCGACGACGTGCGGATCTCGAAGATCCTGACCCGCGAAGCGTTCGAGAACGCGATTCGCGTCAACGGCGCGGTCGGCGGATCGACGAACGCGGTGATCCACCTGCTGGCGACGGCGGGCCGGGTCGGCGTGCCGCTGTCGCTCGACGACTGGGATCGTCTCGGCCGCGACGTACCGACGCTGGCGAACGTGATGCCGTCGGGCAAGTACATGATGGAGGACTTCTACTACGCGGGCGGGCTCCTGCCGGTGATGCGCACGCTCGCCGAGCACGGTCTGCTGCACAAGTCGGCGCTCACCGCGAACGGCCGCACCCAGTGGGAGAACTGCCGCGACGCCCCGACCTACGATCCCGAGATCGTCCGTCCGTGGGGCAACCCGCTCGTGTCGCACGGCGGCATCGCGGTGCTGCGCGGCAATCTCGTCCCGACCGGCGCCGTGATCAAGCCGTCGGCCGCCTCGCCGCATTTGATGAAGCACCGCGGCCGCGCCGTCGTGTTCGAGAACATCGAGCACTACAAGCAGCGCATCGTCGATCCGCATCTCGACGTCGACGCGACCTGCGTGCTCGTCCTGAAGAACTGCGGCCCCAAGGGCTACCCTGGTATGGCCGAGGTCGGCAACATGGGCCTGCCGCCGAAGATCCTGCAGCAGGGGATCGAGGACATGGTCCGCATCTCAGACGCGCGGATGAGCGGCACGGCGTACGGGACAGTCGTGCTGCACGGCTCGCCGGAAGCGGCGATCGGCGGCCCCCTGGCGCTCGTCCAAGACGGCGACATGATTGCGCTCGACGTCGAGGCGCGCACGCTGCAGCTCGAGGTGAGCGATGTCGAGCTGGCGCGCCGGAAACAGGCATGGCAGCCGCCGGTGCTGCCGGTGCCGGGCGGGTATCAGCAGCTCTACGTGGAGCACGTGTCGCAGGCCGATACGGGGGCCGACTTCGATTTTCTGGTCGGGTGTCGCGGCCACCAGATTGCGCGTGAGTCGCATTAG
- a CDS encoding PQQ-dependent sugar dehydrogenase: MISNRLALGATVLLTASIGLHARQQPQPPAMPPAGPPTVGMPPQGTPGAPQRAGAPGRGGGRGNPMAAKFTETCLACHGNSTAKGPVGPSLFDEEWIHGGDDDAIVKSIKEGYPDKGMPSFVGQMTDPEIWQMVAYIRTQAANLKDKPVYVPDPDGQIIKSEKQAFKVEIIARNLETPWALAFLPDGRLLISERPGRIRIVDKDGKMEPEGVKGLPKVWEKQDGGLFDIEVHPDYAKAGNGWIYISYSETLAGWTPPPPPDPNAAPPAPAPGQGGRGRGPSNDPPSMTVIMRGRLNASNEFVDQQVLFRAPKELYSQTNAHYGSRFLFDKQNHLFFSLGEKMQMANAQDLSVATGKIHRINDDGTVPKDNPYVGQPNVVQSIWSYGHRNPQGLAWDPVTGQLWESEHGPTGGDEINIIEPKHNYGWGVATKGVQPGITKTSEPGMDDPIRYWTPSVAPSGIVFYTGTKYPGWKNDLFVSCLAGQQLKRLEIKDGKVLHEEQVFNTFGRVHDVIQGPDGLLYVTLQLPGQVLSASTPGMVARLVPVKP, encoded by the coding sequence ATGATTTCGAACAGGCTGGCTCTCGGCGCAACCGTTCTCCTCACCGCCTCCATCGGACTGCATGCGCGGCAGCAGCCGCAGCCGCCCGCGATGCCGCCGGCGGGCCCACCGACCGTCGGCATGCCGCCGCAGGGGACTCCGGGCGCGCCGCAGCGCGCCGGCGCGCCGGGTCGAGGCGGCGGACGCGGCAATCCGATGGCCGCGAAGTTCACCGAGACGTGCCTCGCCTGCCACGGTAACAGCACCGCGAAGGGTCCGGTCGGCCCGAGCCTCTTCGACGAGGAATGGATCCACGGCGGCGACGACGACGCGATCGTCAAGAGCATCAAGGAGGGCTATCCCGATAAGGGGATGCCGTCGTTCGTCGGCCAGATGACCGACCCCGAGATCTGGCAGATGGTGGCCTACATCCGGACGCAGGCCGCCAACCTGAAGGACAAGCCGGTCTACGTGCCCGATCCCGACGGTCAGATCATCAAGTCGGAGAAGCAGGCCTTCAAGGTGGAGATCATCGCGCGGAATCTCGAAACGCCGTGGGCGCTCGCGTTCCTGCCCGACGGCCGACTGCTCATCAGCGAGCGTCCCGGTCGCATCCGTATCGTCGACAAAGACGGCAAGATGGAGCCCGAGGGCGTGAAGGGGCTCCCGAAGGTGTGGGAGAAGCAGGACGGCGGCTTGTTCGACATCGAAGTCCATCCCGATTATGCGAAGGCCGGCAACGGCTGGATCTACATCTCGTACTCCGAGACGCTCGCCGGCTGGACGCCGCCGCCCCCGCCCGATCCGAACGCCGCGCCGCCGGCGCCGGCCCCGGGACAGGGTGGCCGCGGTCGCGGCCCGTCGAACGATCCGCCGTCGATGACGGTGATCATGCGCGGCCGGCTCAACGCCAGTAACGAGTTCGTCGATCAGCAGGTGCTCTTCCGCGCGCCGAAGGAGCTCTACAGCCAGACGAACGCGCACTACGGATCACGCTTCCTGTTCGACAAGCAGAACCACCTGTTCTTCTCGCTCGGCGAGAAGATGCAGATGGCCAACGCGCAGGATCTCTCCGTCGCCACCGGCAAGATTCACCGCATCAACGACGACGGCACGGTGCCGAAGGACAACCCCTACGTCGGCCAGCCGAACGTCGTCCAGTCGATCTGGAGTTACGGCCATCGCAATCCGCAGGGTCTCGCCTGGGATCCGGTGACGGGCCAGTTGTGGGAATCGGAGCACGGCCCGACCGGCGGTGACGAGATCAACATCATCGAGCCGAAGCACAACTACGGCTGGGGCGTGGCCACCAAAGGCGTGCAGCCGGGCATCACCAAGACCAGCGAGCCCGGCATGGACGACCCGATTCGCTACTGGACGCCGAGCGTGGCGCCGAGCGGCATCGTGTTCTACACCGGCACCAAGTATCCGGGCTGGAAGAACGATCTGTTCGTCAGCTGTCTCGCCGGCCAGCAGTTGAAGCGCCTCGAGATCAAGGACGGCAAGGTGCTGCACGAGGAACAGGTGTTCAACACCTTCGGGCGCGTCCACGATGTCATCCAGGGGCCCGACGGCCTGCTCTACGTGACGCTGCAGCTGCCCGGACAGGTGCTGTCGGCGTCGACGCCCGGGATGGTGGCGCGGCTGGTGCCGGTGAAGCCGTAG
- a CDS encoding 3-oxoacyl-ACP reductase family protein translates to MAVLDRFNLNGKTALVTGGARGLGKTMATALAEAGADVALTGRTLESCQAAAGEIAGATGRTVRAFAADVTVAADVQRLLADVQAACGDVDILINNAGTNIRGTLDQLSEADWDSVIDTNLKGPFLCTKAFAPGMLKKGWGRVVNLASILSVIGLPGRTPYASSKAGVLGLTRVWGLEWAGKGVTCNAICPGPFATDMNRQLLNDPQAYQQFVANIPMGRWGELEELTGAVVFLASDASSFMTGSALFIDGGWTAR, encoded by the coding sequence ATGGCCGTACTCGATCGATTCAATCTGAACGGCAAGACCGCGCTCGTCACCGGCGGCGCGCGCGGCTTGGGGAAGACCATGGCGACGGCGCTGGCCGAAGCGGGGGCGGACGTCGCGTTGACCGGGCGCACGCTCGAGAGCTGCCAGGCGGCGGCGGGCGAGATCGCGGGCGCCACCGGACGCACGGTGCGCGCGTTCGCCGCTGACGTGACGGTCGCGGCGGACGTGCAGCGGCTCCTGGCGGACGTCCAGGCCGCCTGCGGCGACGTCGACATCCTGATCAACAACGCCGGCACCAACATCCGCGGCACCCTTGATCAGTTGTCGGAAGCCGACTGGGACAGCGTCATCGACACCAACCTGAAGGGGCCCTTCCTGTGCACCAAGGCGTTCGCGCCCGGCATGCTCAAGAAAGGCTGGGGACGGGTCGTCAATCTGGCCTCGATCCTCTCAGTGATCGGGCTGCCGGGACGGACGCCCTACGCCTCGTCGAAAGCGGGGGTGCTCGGACTGACGCGGGTCTGGGGGCTCGAATGGGCGGGAAAAGGGGTCACCTGCAACGCGATCTGCCCCGGGCCGTTCGCCACTGACATGAACCGACAGCTGCTCAACGACCCCCAGGCCTACCAGCAGTTCGTCGCGAACATCCCGATGGGACGCTGGGGGGAGCTCGAGGAGCTGACGGGGGCGGTGGTCTTCCTGGCCTCCGATGCCTCGTCGTTCATGACCGGATCGGCCCTGTTCATCGACGGGGGCTGGACGGCACGCTAA